The proteins below come from a single Natranaerofaba carboxydovora genomic window:
- the dpsA gene encoding dipicolinate synthase subunit DpsA: MELKDYTIAQIGGDEREVFLINDLASRGANILAVGYEKARHNIDAKAIYSLKDLNEKVNAIILPFPGIDTDWNVKAKFTNRKINLKDELNNLEEIPLTIVGHASQELKTYYEEKNALLIEMGENDEIAILNSIPTAEGAISLAIDNTSFTLDDSPMLVLGFGRCGITLVNKLKSLNADVMVVARRPADLARAKEMGTKAMTFDQYRKNELDEYRLIFNTVPELVIDENIVNRLHQDTVIIDIASGKGGVDFEACNRKQINAILAKGIPGKYAPKSAANILAQVYPKILKNYLGR; this comes from the coding sequence ATGGAGTTAAAAGATTATACAATTGCTCAGATAGGTGGTGACGAAAGAGAAGTATTTTTGATCAATGATTTAGCGTCTAGGGGAGCAAATATATTGGCGGTGGGCTATGAAAAAGCTCGCCATAATATTGATGCAAAAGCTATTTATTCCCTAAAAGATTTAAATGAAAAAGTTAATGCTATTATATTGCCTTTCCCGGGGATTGATACCGATTGGAATGTAAAGGCCAAATTTACGAATAGAAAAATCAACTTAAAGGATGAATTGAACAATTTGGAAGAGATACCCCTTACAATAGTTGGTCATGCAAGTCAAGAACTTAAAACTTATTATGAAGAAAAAAATGCATTATTAATTGAAATGGGTGAAAATGATGAGATAGCGATTCTTAATTCTATCCCCACCGCTGAAGGAGCTATCTCCTTAGCGATAGATAATACATCTTTTACTTTGGATGACAGTCCTATGCTTGTTTTGGGATTTGGTAGATGTGGGATAACTCTTGTTAATAAACTAAAATCTCTAAATGCTGATGTAATGGTTGTAGCAAGGCGACCGGCTGATCTTGCAAGGGCAAAAGAGATGGGAACAAAAGCAATGACTTTTGATCAGTATAGAAAAAACGAATTGGATGAATATCGCTTGATATTTAATACAGTTCCAGAATTAGTAATAGATGAAAATATAGTTAACAGATTGCATCAAGATACAGTAATTATTGATATAGCCTCAGGTAAGGGTGGGGTAGATTTTGAAGCTTGTAATAGAAAACAAATAAACGCAATTTTAGCTAAAGGAATACCCGGGAAATATGCTCCAAAAAGTGCTGCAAATATCCTTGCACAGGTTTATCCTAAAATTTTAAAAAATTATCTGGGGAGGTGA
- a CDS encoding dipicolinate synthase subunit B, with the protein MELQNIKITFCLTGSHCTLDEILPELEKIIQEGAEVQPVISESVDTTDTRFGEAVEWKHKLVKMTGKKLANSIVSAEPIGPRELADVLVIAPCTGNTLAKLANGITDTPVTMAAKAQLRNQKPVIIALATNDALGLNGKNLGILVNAKNVFFVPFSQDEPFRKPNSVVSNMKLIIPTILHALEGKQLQPVLLSPEEE; encoded by the coding sequence GTGGAACTTCAAAATATAAAAATAACGTTTTGTCTTACCGGCTCTCACTGTACTCTAGATGAGATTTTGCCAGAATTAGAGAAAATAATTCAAGAAGGTGCTGAAGTTCAACCAGTAATATCTGAATCAGTTGATACCACAGATACTCGTTTTGGAGAAGCAGTTGAATGGAAACATAAACTTGTAAAAATGACAGGTAAAAAGCTTGCCAACTCAATAGTTTCTGCAGAGCCAATCGGACCAAGAGAATTAGCAGATGTTTTGGTAATTGCTCCTTGTACCGGAAATACTCTTGCTAAGCTTGCAAATGGAATCACAGATACACCTGTGACTATGGCAGCCAAAGCACAGTTGAGAAATCAAAAGCCGGTGATTATTGCTTTAGCTACAAACGATGCCCTTGGGTTAAATGGAAAGAATTTAGGCATTTTGGTTAATGCTAAGAATGTTTTTTTTGTACCATTTAGCCAAGATGAACCTTTTAGAAAACCTAACTCAGTAGTTTCAAATATGAAACTAATAATACCTACAATACTTCACGCTTTAGAAGGAAAACAGCTGCAGCCTGTTCTATTGTCTCCTGAGGAGGAGTAA